Proteins encoded together in one Camelina sativa cultivar DH55 chromosome 9, Cs, whole genome shotgun sequence window:
- the LOC104710994 gene encoding MLO-like protein 3 isoform X1 translates to MTEKEESSHSAEVGTVRSLQETPTWALATVCFLFVAVSMFLERLINLLSIRLKKNRKTSLLEALEKLKSVLMVLGFMSLMLNVTEGEVSNICIPIKYANRMLPCRKTISLHDNDNDEADEDDDHHDNFFHHCSKGKTSLISQEGLTQLSFFIFVLACMHILYNLAVLLLGMAKMRKWKSWEKETQTVEYLTSNDPNRFRMTRDTTFARRHLSSWTETSMQLWIKCFFRQFFNSVAKIDYLTLRHGFIFAHLSSNNAFNFQKYIQRSLHEDFKTIVGISPLMWLTVVIFMLLDVYGWRVYFYMSFVPLIVVLVIGTKLEMIVAKMAVTIKEHNNVIRGSPLVEPNDKHFWFSNPRFLLSILHYTLFLNTFEMAFFVWITWQFGINSCYHDNREIIITRIVLAVTVQVLSSYITLPLYALVTQMGSSYKRVILEEQIANVFRQWHGRVRVKRKIEKTPETNNDNDNNGDIDLGESPTQSEVANDFGSLGKQPHILQEIPVHNQTER, encoded by the exons ATGacggaaaaagaagaaagcagcCACTCTGCGGAGGTTGGCACCGTCCGATCCCTCCAAGAAACTCCCACTTGGGCTCTGGCCACCGTTTGTTTCCTCTTCGTCGCTGTTTCCATGTTCCTTGAGCGTCTCATCAATCTTCTCTCCATT AGActtaagaaaaatagaaaaacatctTTACTTGAAGCATTAGAGAAGCTCAAATCAG TTCTAATGGTGCTAGGATTCATGTCACTGATGCTAAACGTGACTGAAGGCGAAGTTTCGAATATATGCATTCCCATAAAGTATGCAAATCGAATGTTGCCTTGCCGTAAAACCATTTCATTAcatgataatgataatgatgaagctgatgaggatgatgatcatcatgacAACTTTTTCCATCATTGTTCCAAG GGGAAGACGTCACTAATATCACAAGAGGGTTTGACTCAGTTgagtttcttcatcttcgtgtTGGCTTGTATGCATATTCTCTACAATCTTGCCGTTCTTCTCCTTGGAATGGCCAAG ATGAGGAAATGGAAATCATGGGAGAAAGAGACTCAAACAGTGGAGTATCTAACATCAAACG ATCCTAATAGGTTTAGAATGACAAGAGATACAACATTTGCTCGACGACACTTGAGTTCTTGGACTGAAACATCAATGCAACTTTGGATT aaaTGTTTCTTCAGGCAATTTTTCAACTCGGTGGCAAAAATAGATTACCTCACACTGCGTCATGGTTTTATCTTT GCTCATTTATCATCAAATAATGCTTTCAACTTCCAAAAGTATATACAAAGATCTTTACATGAAGATTTTAAAACTATAGTTGGTATCAG TCCTTTGATGTGGCTAACTGTGGTGATCTTTATGCTTCTCGACGTTTACG GTTGGAGAGTATACTTTTATATGTCATTTGTGCCactaatt GTAGTTCTAGTGATCGGGACAAAACTAGAGATGATAGTAGCGAAAATGGCGGTCACGATTAAGGAACATAACAATGTGATTAGAGGAAGCCCTCTCGTTGAGCCAAACGACAAGCATTTTTGGTTCTCCAATCCTCGTTTCCTCTTAAGCATTCTACACTACACGCTGTTTCTG AACACCTTCGAGATGGCCTTTTTTGTGTGGATCACT tGGCAATTTGGGATTAACTCTTGCTACCATGATAACCGAGAGATCATCATCACACGAATTGTATTAGC GGTGACAGTCCAAGTCTTGAGCAGCTACATTACATTGCCTCTATATGCACTTGTAACTCAG ATGGGGTCAAGCTACAAGAGAGTAATCTTGGAAGAACAAATAGCAAATGTGTTCAGGCAATGGCATGGTAGGGTTAGAGTCAAGAGGAAGATAGAAAAAACTCCGGAAACAAACAACGATAACGATAATAATGGTGATATCGATTTAGGTGAGAGTCCAACTCAGTCAGAAGTTGCTAATGATTTCGGATCTTTGGGTAAACAACCACATATTTTACAAGAGATACCGGTACACAACCAAACTGAAAGGTGA
- the LOC104710994 gene encoding MLO-like protein 3 isoform X2, whose translation MVLGFMSLMLNVTEGEVSNICIPIKYANRMLPCRKTISLHDNDNDEADEDDDHHDNFFHHCSKGKTSLISQEGLTQLSFFIFVLACMHILYNLAVLLLGMAKMRKWKSWEKETQTVEYLTSNDPNRFRMTRDTTFARRHLSSWTETSMQLWIKCFFRQFFNSVAKIDYLTLRHGFIFAHLSSNNAFNFQKYIQRSLHEDFKTIVGISPLMWLTVVIFMLLDVYGWRVYFYMSFVPLIVVLVIGTKLEMIVAKMAVTIKEHNNVIRGSPLVEPNDKHFWFSNPRFLLSILHYTLFLNTFEMAFFVWITWQFGINSCYHDNREIIITRIVLAVTVQVLSSYITLPLYALVTQMGSSYKRVILEEQIANVFRQWHGRVRVKRKIEKTPETNNDNDNNGDIDLGESPTQSEVANDFGSLGKQPHILQEIPVHNQTER comes from the exons ATGGTGCTAGGATTCATGTCACTGATGCTAAACGTGACTGAAGGCGAAGTTTCGAATATATGCATTCCCATAAAGTATGCAAATCGAATGTTGCCTTGCCGTAAAACCATTTCATTAcatgataatgataatgatgaagctgatgaggatgatgatcatcatgacAACTTTTTCCATCATTGTTCCAAG GGGAAGACGTCACTAATATCACAAGAGGGTTTGACTCAGTTgagtttcttcatcttcgtgtTGGCTTGTATGCATATTCTCTACAATCTTGCCGTTCTTCTCCTTGGAATGGCCAAG ATGAGGAAATGGAAATCATGGGAGAAAGAGACTCAAACAGTGGAGTATCTAACATCAAACG ATCCTAATAGGTTTAGAATGACAAGAGATACAACATTTGCTCGACGACACTTGAGTTCTTGGACTGAAACATCAATGCAACTTTGGATT aaaTGTTTCTTCAGGCAATTTTTCAACTCGGTGGCAAAAATAGATTACCTCACACTGCGTCATGGTTTTATCTTT GCTCATTTATCATCAAATAATGCTTTCAACTTCCAAAAGTATATACAAAGATCTTTACATGAAGATTTTAAAACTATAGTTGGTATCAG TCCTTTGATGTGGCTAACTGTGGTGATCTTTATGCTTCTCGACGTTTACG GTTGGAGAGTATACTTTTATATGTCATTTGTGCCactaatt GTAGTTCTAGTGATCGGGACAAAACTAGAGATGATAGTAGCGAAAATGGCGGTCACGATTAAGGAACATAACAATGTGATTAGAGGAAGCCCTCTCGTTGAGCCAAACGACAAGCATTTTTGGTTCTCCAATCCTCGTTTCCTCTTAAGCATTCTACACTACACGCTGTTTCTG AACACCTTCGAGATGGCCTTTTTTGTGTGGATCACT tGGCAATTTGGGATTAACTCTTGCTACCATGATAACCGAGAGATCATCATCACACGAATTGTATTAGC GGTGACAGTCCAAGTCTTGAGCAGCTACATTACATTGCCTCTATATGCACTTGTAACTCAG ATGGGGTCAAGCTACAAGAGAGTAATCTTGGAAGAACAAATAGCAAATGTGTTCAGGCAATGGCATGGTAGGGTTAGAGTCAAGAGGAAGATAGAAAAAACTCCGGAAACAAACAACGATAACGATAATAATGGTGATATCGATTTAGGTGAGAGTCCAACTCAGTCAGAAGTTGCTAATGATTTCGGATCTTTGGGTAAACAACCACATATTTTACAAGAGATACCGGTACACAACCAAACTGAAAGGTGA
- the LOC104710993 gene encoding isovaleryl-CoA dehydrogenase, mitochondrial isoform X1: protein MQRFFAARSILGNAVKTRRSSFSSLSSSLLFDDTQLQFKESVSKFAQDVIAPHAERTDKTNSFPKDVNLWKQMGEFNLHGITAPEEYGGLGLGYLYHCIAMEEISRASGSVALSYGAHSNLCINQLVRNGTTAQKQKYLPKLISGEHVGALAMSEPNAGSDVVSMKCKADKVDGGYIINGNKMWCTNGPSAETLIVYAKTDTKAGSKGITAFIIEKGMDGFSTAQKLDKLGMRGSDTCELVFENCFVPEENILDKEGKGVYVLMSGLDLERLVLAAGPLGIMQACLDTVLPYIRQREQFGRPIGELQFIQGKVADMYTALQSSRSYVYSVARDCDNGNIDPKDCAGTILCAAERATQVALQAIQCLGGNGYINEYATGRLLRDAKLYEIGAGTSEIRRIVIGRGLFKEQ from the exons ATGCAGAGGTTTTTCGCAGCGAGATCGATTCTGGGTAACGCCGTCAAGACTCGGAGGAGCTCCTTCTCGTCTCTATCATCTTCCCTCCTCTTCGACGATACTCAGTTACAG TTTAAAGAAAGTGTATCCAAGTTTGCGCAAGATGTTATCGCTCCTCATGCCGAAAGAACCGATAAAACTAATTCATTTCCAAAG gaTGTTAACTTATGGAAGCAGATGGGTGAGTTCAATCTCCATGGAATCACTGCACCTG AGGAATATGGAGGTTTAGGTCTTGGTTACTTGTATCATTGTATAGCAATGGAGGAAATCAGTCGGGCCTCAGGGTCAGTTGCTCTGTCTTATGGTGCCCATTCCAACCTTTGCATCAATCAATtg GTGAGGAATGGAACTACAGCCCAAAAGCAGAAATATTTGCCAAAG CTGATCAGTGGGGAGCATGTTGGTGCTCTAGCAATGAGTGAACCCAATG CCGGTTCAGATGTTGTCAGCATGAAATGCAAGGCTGATAAGGTAGATGGTGGTTATATAATAAATGGCAACAAGATGTGGTGCACTAATGGTCCGTCTGCTGAAACACTG ATTGTTTACGCGAAAACTGATACAAAGGCAGGTTCTAAAGGAATAACGGCTTTCATTATAGAGAAGGGTATGGATGG ATTCAGTACTGCTCAGAAGTTGGACAAACTGGGAATGCGGGGAAGCGATAC GTGCGAGCTTGTTTTTGAGAATTGCTTTGTTCCTGAAGAAAACATTCTTGACAAGGAAGGAAAAG GAGTGTATGTTCTGATGTCTGGTCTGGATTTGGAGAGACTTGTTTTGGCAGCTGGGCCATTAGGGATCATGCAGGCATGCCTTGACACTGTACTTCCTTATATTCGCCAGAGAGAACAGTTTGGTCGTCCAATTGGAGAATTACAGTTTATACAG GGCAAAGTTGCTGACATGTACACTGCATTACAGTCTTCAAG GTCATACGTCTACTCTGTTGCTAGGGACTGTGACAATGGGAACATTGACCCAAAG GACTGCGCCGGAACTATTCTCTGTGCAGCCGAAAGAGCAACTCAAGTCGCTTTACAG GCGATACAATGTTTAGGCGGAAATGGATATATAAACGAATATGCAACAGGACGCCTTCTGAGAGATGCAAAGCTATATGAAATCGGTGCGGGAACAAGCGAGATAAGAAGGATTGTCATCGGTCGCGGGCTTTTCAAAGAACAATAG
- the LOC104710993 gene encoding isovaleryl-CoA dehydrogenase, mitochondrial isoform X2 — MEEISRASGSVALSYGAHSNLCINQLVRNGTTAQKQKYLPKLISGEHVGALAMSEPNAGSDVVSMKCKADKVDGGYIINGNKMWCTNGPSAETLIVYAKTDTKAASKGITAFIIEKGMDGFSTAQKLDKLGMRGSDTCELVFENCFVPEENILDKEGKGVYVLMSGLDLERLVLAAGPLGIMQACLDTVLPYIRQREQFGRPIGELQFIQGKVADMYTALQSSRSYVYSVARDCDNGNIDPKDCAGTILCAAERATQVALQAIQCLGGNGYINEYATGRLLRDAKLYEIGAGTSEIRRIVIGRGLFKEQ; from the exons ATGGAGGAAATCAGTCGGGCCTCAGGGTCAGTTGCTCTGTCTTATGGTGCCCATTCCAACCTTTGCATCAATCAAttg GTGAGGAATGGAACTACAGCCCAAAAGCAGAAATATTTGCCAAAG CTGATCAGTGGGGAGCATGTTGGTGCTCTAGCAATGAGTGAACCCAATG CTGGTTCAGATGTTGTCAGCATGAAATGCAAGGCTGATAAGGTAGATGGTGGTTATATAATAAATGGCAACAAGATGTGGTGCACTAATGGTCCGTCTGCTGAAACACTG ATTGTTTACGCAAAAACTGACACAAAAGCAGCTTCTAAAGGGATCACGGCTTTCATCATAGAGAAGGGAATGGATGG ATTCAGTACAGCTCAGAAGTTGGACAAACTGGGAATGCGGGGAAGCGATAC GTGCGAGCTTGTTTTTGAGAATTGCTTTGTTCCTGAAGAAAACATTCTTGACAAGGAAGGAAAAG GAGTGTATGTTCTGATGTCTGGTCTGGATTTGGAGAGACTTGTTTTGGCAGCTGGGCCATTAGGGATCATGCAGGCATGCCTTGACACTGTACTTCCTTATATTCGCCAGAGAGAACAGTTTGGTCGTCCAATTGGAGAATTACAGTTTATACAG GGCAAAGTTGCTGACATGTACACTGCATTACAGTCTTCAAG GTCATACGTCTACTCTGTTGCTAGGGACTGTGACAATGGGAACATTGACCCAAAG GACTGCGCCGGAACTATTCTCTGTGCAGCCGAAAGAGCAACTCAAGTCGCTTTACAG GCGATACAATGTTTAGGCGGAAATGGATATATAAACGAATATGCAACAGGACGCCTTCTGAGAGATGCAAAGCTATATGAAATCGGTGCGGGAACAAGCGAGATAAGAAGGATTGTCATCGGTCGCGGGCTTTTCAAAGAACAATAG
- the LOC104710995 gene encoding E3 SUMO-protein ligase SIZ1-like has product MDLVTSCKEKLANFRMKELKDVLAQMGLSRQGRKQDLVQRILTILSDEPAGRLWSKRDPSARERVAKLVEDGYRKMQASWASEVTSKGQVSSDISNVKVKGQPEDIKVRCICGSSLVTESMIQCEDPRCHVWEHVGCVIIPEKPMEVNQSLPEPFYCAICRLTRADPFWVTMAHPLYPVRLTSTIIPTDGLIPMPSVDRTFRITRADKDLLVKHEYDVQAWCMLLNDKVIFRMQWPQYADLQVNGVHVRAIDRPRSQLLGANGRDDGPIITHCVREGINKISLSRCDSRIFCLGVRLVKRRTLQQVLNMIPDEDKGEPFENALSRVRRCIGGATGNDDADGDSDIEVVADFFDVNLRCPMSGSRMKVAGRFKPCVHMGCFDLEVFVELNQRSREWQCPICLKNYCLEHIIVDPYFNRITSMMRHCDDELADIEIKPDGSWRVKLESDSKRRKMGELPPWRLPNGSLIPTVDEMKPKMEILKPVEQEGCSDGPTPLKLGIRKNCNGNCEVSKPNTSGLSSSNREDKVEYQEQNVIPMSSSSTGSGRDSDDHSVNQDALGTFELGNNGMELGSLSTNVNPSYNVSDKNHQAAVASNNEPIVLSDSDEENDVAINGINSYSKDPTMAGGSSGFDHFTKLCENYDMPKWQFSSETQGGPGFQLFASHADVSEGLVSLEPGPSNRAPAVSSGYTIAQKTSMPSIPMFSESVGRREANTNNGSLQIFLPTRPDNSAQSDLGNQAEMSNGTPSDDWISLRLGNQGETIGVNKVNENNPASTREGALDTLSETASLLVGINEGSKQEKASRQRSDSPFSFPRKKRSVRPRLFLTTDSDSE; this is encoded by the exons ATGGATTTGGTTACTAGTTGCAAG GAGAAACTTGCAAATTTCCGGATGAAAGAGCTCAAAGATGTGCTTGCTCAGATGGGACTTTCTAGACAAGGAAGAAAGCag GACCTTGTTCAGCGGATTTTGACTATTCTTTCTGATGAGCCTG CGGGAAGGTTGTGGTCTAAAAGGGATCCCAGTGCAAGGGAAAGGGTTGCAAAACTAGTGGAGGATGGATATAG GAAAATGCAAGCATCTTGGGCAAGTGAAGTAACGTCTAAAGGACAAGTTAGTTCGGATATCAGTAATGTTAAAGTTAAGGGACAACCTGAAGATATCAAAGTTCGGTGTATTTGTGGAAGCTCACTAGTTACAGAGTCAATGATACAA tgCGAGGATCCGAGATGCCATGTCTGGGAGCATGTTGGCTGTGTCATTATCCCGGAGAAGCCTATGGAAGTAAATCAATCTCTTCCTGAACCATTTTACTGTGCAATATGCCGACTTACCCGTGCTGACCC ATTTTGGGTCACAATGGCGCATCCATTGTATCCTGTGAGGTTGACGTCAACGATAATCCCAACTGATGG TTTAATCCCTATGCCGAGTGTGGACAGAACATTTCGAATAACAAGGGCAGACAAAGACTTGTTGGTGAAGCATGAGTACGATGTTCAG gcTTGGTGTATGCTCTTGAATGACAAAGTTATATTTAGGATGCAGTGGCCTCAATATGCTGATCTGCAAGTCAATG GTGTACATGTTCGTGCTATTGACCGACCAAGGTCACAGCTGCTGGGGGCCAATGGCCGCGATGATGGACCTATT atcaCACATTGTGTTAGGGAGGGAATTAACAAGATATCCTTGAGTAGATGTGACTCCCGCATTTTTTGTTTGGGTGTAAGACTTGTGAAACGACGGACTCTGCAACAG gTCTTAAACATGATTCCGGATGAGGATAAAGGTGAACCTTTTGAAAATGCTCTTTCGCGTGTACGCCGATGCATCGGAGGTGCAACTGGAAATGATGATGCCGACGGTGACAGTGATATTGAGGTTGTCGCAGATTTCTTTGATGTCAATCTCCGGTGTCCT ATGAGCGGCTCTAGGATGAAAGTTGCTGGGAGATTTAAACCCTGTGTGCACATGGGATGTTTTGACCTTGAGGTGTTTGTAGAGCTGAATCAACGTTCCAGAGAG TGGCAGTGTCCTATTTGTCTGAAGAACTACTGTCTGGAGCATATAATTGTAGATCCTTATTTTAACCGTATCACATCAATG ATGAGACATTGTGATGACGAGTTGGCTGATATTGAAATTAAGCCTGATGGTTCTTGGCGTGTGAAGCTTGAAAGTGACAGCAAGCGCAGAAAAATGGGGGAACTCCCGCCGTGGCGACTACCTAATGGTAGTCTCATCCCAACGGTTGATGAGATGAAACCCAAGATGGAAATTCTAAAACCAGTTGAACAAGAAGGTTGCTCAGATGGTCCAACCCCTTTGAAACTTGGAATAAGGAAGAATTGCAATGGCAATTGCGAAGTTAGCAAACCTAATACTAGTGGGTTGTCTTCCAGTAATAGGGAAGATAAGGTTGAGTATCAGGAGCAAAATGTTATACCAATGAGTAGTAGCTCAACTGGAAGTGGTAGGGATAGCGATGACCATAGCGTAAACCAGGATGCTCTTGGGACCTTTGAGCTTGGAAACAATGGGATGGAGCTTGGTTCTTTATCCACGAATGTAAATCCAAGCTACAACGTTAGTGATAAGAATCATCAAGCAGCAGTGGCAAGTAATAATGAACCCATCGTTTTGAGTGATTctgatgaagaaaatgatgtTGCAATCAATGGTATTAACTCATATAGTAAAGACCCTACCATGGCTGGAGGCAGTTCGGGCTTTGATCATTTTACCAAACTTTGCGAAAATTATGATATGCCAAAGTGGCAATTTTCTTCGGAAACTCAAGGAGGCCCGGGGTTCCAATTATTTGCATCTCACGCTGATGTATCAGAGGGTTTAGTTAGTTTGGAGCCTGGTCCATCGAACCGTGCTCCTGCAGTAAGTAGTGGTTACACAATAGCTCAAAAGACGTCAATGCCATCTATTCCTATGTTTTCAGAATCGGTTGGACGACGTGAAGCAAATACAAACAATGGATCACTTCAAATATTTCTGCCAACAAGACCAGATAACTCAGCTCAGTCTGATTTAGGAAACCAGGCGGAGATGTCAAACGGAACCCCTAGTGATGATTGGATCTCTCTAAGGCTTGGTAATCAGGGAGAGACAATAGGTGTAAACAAAGTCAATGAAAACAACCCAGCGTCGACAAGAGAGGGTGCTTTGGATACTTTGTCAGAAACAG CGTCGTTGCTTGTTGGAATTAATGAGGGTAGTAAACAAGAGAAGGCAAGTAGACAGAGATCAGATAGCCCGTTTTCATTTCCTAGGAAGAAGCGTTCCGTTAGACCCCGACTGTTTCTCACCACTGACTCAGATTCAGAATGA